A segment of the Streptomyces sp. XD-27 genome:
GCGGCCGCCGCGGCCGCCCCGGCCGGTCTCGCCGAGGTCCTCGATCTCCTCGGCGGCCAGCCCGGCCCGGGTGCGCTCGGCGCGCGGCAGGACACCCTTGGTGCCCTCGGGGATGCCCAGCAGCTCGTACAGGTGCGGGGACGTGGAGTACGTCTCCTCGGGCGCGTTGAACGACAGGTCCAGCGCCTTGTTGATCAGCTGCCAGCGCGGGATGTCGTCCCAGTCGACCAGCGTGATGGCCGTGCCCGACGCGCCCGCGCGACCGGTGCGGCCGATGCGGTGCAGGTAGGTCTTCTCGTCCTCGGGCGACTGGTAATTGATGACGTGCGTCACACCTTCGACGTCGATGCCGCGCGCGGCCACGTCGGTGCAGACCAGCACGTCGACCTTGCCGTTGCGGAACGCCCGCAGCGCCTGCTCGCGCGCGCCCTGGCCGAGGTCGCCGTGGACCGCGCCCGACGCGAAGCCGCGACGGGCGAGCTGATCGGCGATGTCGGCGGCGGTCCGCTTCGTACGGCAGAAGATCATCGCCAGTCCGCGGCCCTCGGCCTGCAGGATGCGGGCGACCATCTCCGGCTTGTCCATGGAGTGCGCGCGGAAGACGTGCTGTGTGATGTTGGCCACGGTCGCGCCCTCGTCGTCCGGCGCGGTGGCGCGGATGTGCGTGGGCTGCGACATGTAGCGGCGGGCCAGGTTGATCACCGCGCCCGGCATGGTCGCCGAGAACAGCATCGTCTGGCGCTTCGCCGGAAGCATGTTGATGATCTTCTCGACGTCGGGGAGGAAGCCGAGGTCGAGCATCTCGTCGGCCTCGTCGAGGACGAGCGCCTTGACGGACGACAGGCTCAGCTTCTTCTGGCCAGCGAGGTCGAGCAGTCGGCCCGGGGTGCCGACGATCACGTCGACGCCCTTCTTCAGGGCCTCGACCTGCGGCTCGTAGGCGCGGCCGCCGTAGATCGGCAGGACGCGGACGTTACGCACCTTGCCGGCGGTGAGCAGGTCGTTGGTGACCTGCTGGCACAGCTCGCGGGTGGGGACGACGACCAGCGCCTGCGGGGCGTCGGTCAGCTGCTCGGGCTTGGCCCGGCCTGCCTCGACGTCCGCGGGGACGGTGACGCGCTCCAGCAGCGGGAGGCCGAAGCCCAGCGTCTTGCCGGTGCCGGTCTTGGCCTGGCCGATGACGTCGGTGCCGGCGAGGGCGACCGGGAGCGTCATCTCCTGGATGGGGAAGGGGTTGATGATGCCGACGGCTTCCAGGGCCTCGGCGGTCTCGGGAAGGATTCCGAGTTCACGGAAGGTAGTGGACAGGATGCTTGCCTCTTCTGTGAGACGCGACATGAGGCGACGAAGGGGGTCGCGTACCGCGCCGGGTAGTGCGCCGGCCATGGGGAGGCCGGACGGCGCGGGACCACTGCCTTCGCTCTGGCACTCATGCCGCGAGCGGGTCCCTCCTGCTGTGCGTACGTCTGCATACGCGCCGCACGGAGGGCGGTCGGTTTGGAGCCGATCGGGCCACCGACCGGGCATCCGCATTCGTGGAACAACCCGCCGATACTCGACGGGCGCCATATCACTGTACCCCGGATGCGCGCATGTGTGACCGGGTGACCGAACGCACGGCTGATCGGGGAGTCGCTGACCAGGGACTTCCTTGAGGCCGAGAGCGGACTATTGTGCGCTCCATGGAGACGCCTGAGACGCCAGAGAAGACCCCCGCCGACACCGAGCAGCCCGCCGCGGAGGAGGCCACCGGCATCGCCGCCCAGGACTGGGCCCAGGCATCGGCGGACCCGCAGTACCGGGCCGCCGTGGTGGACCTCCTGGGCGCCCTTGCCTACGGCGAGCTGGCCGCCTTCGAGCGGCTCGCGGAGGACGCCAAGCTGGCGCCGACGCTCGACGACAAGGCCGAGCTGGCGAAGATGGCGTCGGCCGAGTTCCACCACTTCGAGCAGCTGCGGAACCGGCTGGCGGCGATCGGCGAGGAGCCGACCACGGCCATGCAGCCCTTCGCCGCGGCGCTGGACGAGTTCCACCGCCAGACCGCGCCGTCCGACTGGCTGGAGGGCCTGGTCAAGGCGTACGTCGGCGACTCGATCGCCAGCGACTTCTACCGCGAGGTGGCGGTCCGGCTGGACGCGGACACCCGCGCCCTCGTCCTCCAGGTGCTCGACGACACCGGCCACGCGACCTTCGCCGTGGAGAAGGTGCGGGCCGCGATCGAGTCCGAGCCGCGGGTCGGCGGCCGGCTGGCCCTGTGGGCGCGCCGTCTGATGGGCGAGGCGCTCTCCCAGGCCCAGCGGGTGGTCGCCGACCGCGACGCGCTGTCCACCATGCTGGTGGGCGGGGTGGCGGCCGGCTTCGACCTCGCCGAGGTCGGCCGGATGTTCTCGCGGATCACCGAGGCGCACACCAAGCGGATGGCCGCGCTGGGCCTGGCGGCGTGACGCCCGGCGCCTGCCCGGCCCGCGCGGCCCGGCAGGCGCGACAGCGCGCCCGCCCGGCCGCATGCCCGTGACCGGACCCGGTCAGGCGGTGGCCGATCGGCGCACCGCGGTGGCCGCGTGGCGGGGCCGGCGAGGCCGCACCAGCAGGGACAGCATCGCCACCGTGAAGACGAGCGCGGTCAGCAGCGTGGCCGCGGCATGGCCGGAGCCCAGCACGGCGTGCGCCGGAAACGTGCCCAGCAGGGCGGCGACCGGGCCGGTGGACAGCACCAGGGACCTGGCCGGGAGCCGCCGCTGTGGCCAGCAGCGCGCCACCGTGTACGCGAGGGCGAAGCCGATCAGTGCCGAGCCGAGCGCTTCCCAGACCACGATCATGGTGCGTCCCTCCGTTTGAGCGGACCGACCGGCTCCCGCGCGCCGGTCGCAGCCGTCCTACCCCCGCTCCGGCGCGGGCAACCACGGACACCTCCGCGCGGCGCGGGCACATGCCGGACGGTCCGCCATACGGAGGACACGGACCTACGGCAGGGCCGGGACACGACGGCGGCGGGGCCCCGTTCTCCACGGGACCCCGCCGCCGTGCCGCGACAGTGCGACGCGCCCTACAGCGCGCTGAAGCCGACCTTGCGGACGGTCGGCTCGCCGATCTCGACGTACGCGAGCCGGTCGGCCGGGACCAGGACCTTGCGGCCACGGTCGTCCACCAGGCTCAGCAGCTCCGCCTTGCCGGTGAGCGCGTCGGCCACCGCGCGCTCGACCTCCTCGGCAGACTGCGCGCTCTCCAAGGTGATCTCGCGGGGCGCGTGCTGCACGCCGATCTTGACCTCCACGGCTTTGTCCCTCCGACGGTCAGTTGAGGTGCGCGGCCAGCCGCGCCGTACGCAGCACACACTAGCCCGGCGCGGCCGGGCGCCGAGCCGTGCGGGCACACGCCCGCAGCGAACACGCCGCCGGGTCAGCGCGGCTCGCCGCCGGTCAGTGGGTCTCGCTGCCGTGCAGCGGGAAACCGGCGATGCCGCGCCAGGCGAGCGAGGTGAGCAGCTGGACCGCCGTGTCGCGCGGGACCGCGCTCTCGCTGGAGAGCCAGTAGCGCGCCACGACCTGGGACACCCCGCCCAGGCCCACCGCGAGCAGCATCGACTCGTCCTTGGACAGGCCGGTGTCCTCCGCGATGACCTCGCTGATCGCCTCGGCACACTGCAACGACACCCGGTCCACGCGCTCGCGCACCGCGGGCTCGTTGGTCAGGTCGGACTCGAAGACGAGCCGGAAGGCGCCGCCCTCGTCCTCCACGTACGCGAAGTACGCGTCCATGGTCGCCGCGACCCGCTGCTTGTTCTCCGTCGTCGACGCCAGCGCGGTGCGCACGGCCTGGAGCAGCGCCTCGCAGTGCTGGTCCAGCAGGGCCAGATAGAGGTCCAGCTTGCCGGGGAAGTGCTGGTAGAGAACGGGCTTGCTGACGCCCGCGCGCTCGGCGATGTCGTCCATCGCCGCCGCGTGGTAGCCCTGGGCCACGAAGACCTCCTGGGCCGCGCCCAGGAGCTGGTTGCGTCGGGCTCGGCGCGGAAGGCGCGTGCCTCGCGGACGCACCTCGGTCTGCTCGATGGCTGTCACGCCGCCTCCCATGGATTATTCCGTGCACGGTGTTCGCCGCGGACGCCATCGTACTTTTGGGTAACTGTGACGCGCGCGTCCGTGCGGAGGATTTCACGGATCGGACACTGTAGGAAGCCGACAAAAGGTGCAGGTCACCGGTACTCGTCCTCATTCTGCTCGACCACGCGGGCCTGGTCGGCGCGGTCGGCTTCGGTGGCGGAGTCGAGGTCGGTGCCGGTCATCGGGTCGTCGCGGTGCGGGGAGAGTTCGGTGTGCTGTTCGGCGGCGTCGGCCACCGGCGCCTCCATGTCGCGCTCGGCGGCGTCCGCGTCGCCCTCGAAGGAGTCGGGCTCGTTGGGGTCGGCAGTCATGTGGCTCCGCCCTTTCCAGGTGGTTTCCAAGGAATCGCCCTATGTGTACGAGCGTAGGAGACGG
Coding sequences within it:
- a CDS encoding ferritin-like fold-containing protein, whose protein sequence is METPETPEKTPADTEQPAAEEATGIAAQDWAQASADPQYRAAVVDLLGALAYGELAAFERLAEDAKLAPTLDDKAELAKMASAEFHHFEQLRNRLAAIGEEPTTAMQPFAAALDEFHRQTAPSDWLEGLVKAYVGDSIASDFYREVAVRLDADTRALVLQVLDDTGHATFAVEKVRAAIESEPRVGGRLALWARRLMGEALSQAQRVVADRDALSTMLVGGVAAGFDLAEVGRMFSRITEAHTKRMAALGLAA
- a CDS encoding TetR/AcrR family transcriptional regulator; this translates as MTAIEQTEVRPRGTRLPRRARRNQLLGAAQEVFVAQGYHAAAMDDIAERAGVSKPVLYQHFPGKLDLYLALLDQHCEALLQAVRTALASTTENKQRVAATMDAYFAYVEDEGGAFRLVFESDLTNEPAVRERVDRVSLQCAEAISEVIAEDTGLSKDESMLLAVGLGGVSQVVARYWLSSESAVPRDTAVQLLTSLAWRGIAGFPLHGSETH
- a CDS encoding DEAD/DEAH box helicase; amino-acid sequence: MSRLTEEASILSTTFRELGILPETAEALEAVGIINPFPIQEMTLPVALAGTDVIGQAKTGTGKTLGFGLPLLERVTVPADVEAGRAKPEQLTDAPQALVVVPTRELCQQVTNDLLTAGKVRNVRVLPIYGGRAYEPQVEALKKGVDVIVGTPGRLLDLAGQKKLSLSSVKALVLDEADEMLDLGFLPDVEKIINMLPAKRQTMLFSATMPGAVINLARRYMSQPTHIRATAPDDEGATVANITQHVFRAHSMDKPEMVARILQAEGRGLAMIFCRTKRTAADIADQLARRGFASGAVHGDLGQGAREQALRAFRNGKVDVLVCTDVAARGIDVEGVTHVINYQSPEDEKTYLHRIGRTGRAGASGTAITLVDWDDIPRWQLINKALDLSFNAPEETYSTSPHLYELLGIPEGTKGVLPRAERTRAGLAAEEIEDLGETGRGGRGGRGRGGRADEPAAEDRPKRTRTPRQRRRTRGGMALDDANAATEAVATAEGTEAADSASAAEPRQPRRRRRTRSGASAAAQAVETAESTERSTTDEAPEAPAATAPAAEAAVETVDTAEAPAKPRRRRTRSTAAKAAEAAVDTAEGTTETAPAEEAPAKPRRRTRKAAATAPEAAVDTAEGTESAPAEEAPAKPRRRTRKAVADTAEAAVDAAEAPAAPRRRTRKTAAAAPEAAVDTAEGTTDAAQAEEAPAKPRRRTRKAVADTADGTAETAEAPAAPRRRTRKAAATAPEAAAAPVEAADGAEAKPVRRRRTRATAPAAEATPES
- a CDS encoding DUF3107 domain-containing protein — protein: MEVKIGVQHAPREITLESAQSAEEVERAVADALTGKAELLSLVDDRGRKVLVPADRLAYVEIGEPTVRKVGFSAL